Proteins from a single region of Urocitellus parryii isolate mUroPar1 chromosome 4, mUroPar1.hap1, whole genome shotgun sequence:
- the LOC144254560 gene encoding interferon alpha-1-like produces MALPLAFLLALVVFSCKTTCSLRCDLPQIHNLSLETSEKNEEGALRLLKEMQRIPTSSCLNDREDFALPQKLLEGEKVPRAQAVAALQEMTYQILCLFGTQKAFAAWNKTLLYPFLSGIDQQYQDLKACVTHKVRREKALGITVRKYFLRITDYLKEKEYLPCAWEVVRTEMEKLVSASPKLYERLRSRERDLVQQGNASH; encoded by the coding sequence ATGGCCTTGCCCTTGGCTTTCCTGCTGGCCCTAGTGGTGTTCAGCTGCAAGACCACCTGCTCTCTGCGCTGTGACCTGCCTCAGATACACAATCTGAGTCTTGAAACTTCTGAGAAAAATGAGGAGGGGGCACTGAGACTCCTGAAAGAAATGCAGAGAATTCCCACTTCCTCCTGCCTGAATGACAGAGAGGACTTTGCCTTACCCCAGAAGCTGTTGGAGGGTGAGAAGGTGCCCAGGGCTCAAGCTGTTGCTGCCCTCCAGGAGATGACCTACCAGATCTTATGCCTTTTTGGCACCCAGAAGGCCTTTGCTGCTTGGAACAAGACCCTCCTGTACCCCTTCCTCAGTGGCATCGATCAACAGTATCAGGACCTGAAAGCCTGTGTGACCCACAAGGTGAGGCGGGAAAAAGCTCTTGGAATAACTGTTAGAAAATACTTCCTCAGGATCACTGATTACCTGAAGGAGAAGGAATACCTCCCTTGTGCCTGGGAGGTGGTCCGAACAGAAATGGAGAAACTCGTCTCTGCTTCACCTAAGTTGTATGAAAGATTAAGGAGCAGGGAACGAGACCTGGTCCAGCAGGGAAATGCTTCTCACTG